The following proteins are co-located in the Salinigranum halophilum genome:
- a CDS encoding VOC family protein, whose amino-acid sequence MSGRRRQRFVSRRLLTPLHVTGIDHLVLYATDVERTCEFYAETSTW is encoded by the coding sequence GTGAGCGGGAGACGCCGCCAGAGGTTTGTCTCTCGTCGGCTTCTCACACCCCTGCACGTCACCGGAATCGACCACCTCGTCCTGTACGCGACCGACGTCGAACGGACCTGTGAGTTCTACGCGGAGACCTCGACGTGGTGA
- a CDS encoding VOC family protein has product MTVETFAGGRVALSFGTTKLDLHPAGDEYEPHAADPAPGSADFCLVVDEPIRAVVERIESAGVSVVEGPDTRSGARSEMASVYVRDPDGNLVEFAHYREPE; this is encoded by the coding sequence GTGACCGTCGAGACGTTCGCCGGCGGTCGCGTCGCACTCTCGTTCGGTACCACGAAGCTCGACCTCCACCCCGCTGGCGACGAGTACGAGCCACACGCTGCCGACCCCGCGCCGGGGTCGGCCGACTTCTGTCTGGTCGTCGACGAGCCGATTCGGGCCGTCGTCGAACGAATCGAGAGTGCCGGCGTGTCGGTCGTCGAAGGTCCCGACACCCGGTCGGGTGCGCGTAGCGAGATGGCGTCGGTTTACGTCAGAGACCCGGACGGGAACCTCGTGGAGTTCGCTCACTACCGAGAACCCGAGTGA